A region of the Actinomycetota bacterium genome:
GCGATGTCATCCAGGACTTGCTCCTGCTCTGGTTCGTTGTGGCACTCGTGCCGCAGTCCTTCGTACAGGATGCGTTTCGCATGGGGCTCCAAGAGCGCACTCGCGGAGGGGGGAACGAGCGAGTCTTCGGATCCTTGAATCGTCAAGGTCGGGACCGAGATGTTCGTCAAGCGTCCGATTGTGGTGACTTGCGCCTGCAACGCCTCCGCTGCGAGCCGCAGGGTGGCCTTTGTCAGGACGAGCGGATCCGCGAAGTACGCCTCTCCGACCGCCGGGTCTCGTGACAGTTGATCGCCGGTGATGCCGGTTGCCACCGCGAGCGTGGGCAGCAGCGGACCGAGGATCTTCGGAAGTACGTGCAGCATCGGTTTCAGATTGTCTTGGAGGCCGGGTGCGCTCGCGATGAGGGCATCAGGCTGCGGACGCCCCGACGTGGCATACGAGATGGCGATCAGTCCTCCGAGGGAGTGTCCGTAGAGCACGACGGGAACTCCGATGGATCTCGTTTCCACGAGTCTGTCCTCGACATCATCCAGATAGTCGCTCCATCGTCCGACGTAGCCTCTGCGCCCGCCGGACAGGCCGTGTCCTCGCAGATCGAAGGCGGTCACGTCGATACCCCGTTTGTTGAGAAACCGGGCCACGTGGTCGTATCGTCCGCTGTGCTCACCAAGTCCGTGAATGATGAGCATCGCCGCCTTCGGGCCTTGGGCCGGCCAGCGCCGAACCGCGATCATCGTTCCGTCTCTCGCTGCCTTCTCTTCCATGATCTACTCCTCCGTGAACCAACTGACGTTCAGATGACGTGCGGCAAGGGCGTCGTCGGGCCGGCGCACGGGCGTCAGAAGGGGAGCATCCTCGACGGCAGCGGCATCGGTGTAGGCCTTCTCGGCGATCGTGTTCATCGCGTC
Encoded here:
- a CDS encoding alpha/beta hydrolase, coding for MEEKAARDGTMIAVRRWPAQGPKAAMLIIHGLGEHSGRYDHVARFLNKRGIDVTAFDLRGHGLSGGRRGYVGRWSDYLDDVEDRLVETRSIGVPVVLYGHSLGGLIAISYATSGRPQPDALIASAPGLQDNLKPMLHVLPKILGPLLPTLAVATGITGDQLSRDPAVGEAYFADPLVLTKATLRLAAEALQAQVTTIGRLTNISVPTLTIQGSEDSLVPPSASALLEPHAKRILYEGLRHECHNEPEQEQVLDDIASWVESQVQM